A single genomic interval of Borrelia hispanica CRI harbors:
- the thyX gene encoding FAD-dependent thymidylate synthase encodes MHDHVDAAEEILDREYKVLDKGFLRLIDYMGSDERIVNSARVSYRDSKAKRDNAGLIDYLIRNEHTSPFEQVVFTFHVKAPIFVARQWMRHRTSRINEVSGRYSLMREEFYVPLREDVKTQSLLNKQGRSDEEIDINVAISFLDGLNESYKNAYKIYDDMIKKDVSRELARITLPLSLYTEWYWQIDLNNLFRFIKLRSSSHAQKEIREYANVLLDIVNLVVPLATSSFKKHILGGVMLSSEEVCEIRKALDLTKLNLSQKSLDRLKEKLNL; translated from the coding sequence ATGCACGATCATGTAGATGCAGCAGAAGAGATATTGGACAGAGAATATAAAGTATTAGATAAAGGGTTCTTAAGGCTTATTGATTATATGGGCAGTGATGAGAGAATAGTTAATTCTGCTAGAGTTTCTTATAGAGATTCTAAAGCAAAAAGAGATAATGCCGGTCTGATTGATTATTTAATCAGGAATGAGCATACAAGTCCTTTTGAGCAAGTGGTTTTTACTTTTCATGTTAAAGCTCCAATATTTGTTGCAAGGCAGTGGATGAGACATAGAACTTCAAGAATTAATGAAGTCTCAGGACGTTATAGTCTTATGAGAGAAGAGTTTTATGTGCCTTTAAGAGAAGATGTTAAGACACAAAGTTTGCTAAATAAACAGGGTAGATCGGATGAGGAGATTGACATTAATGTTGCTATATCTTTTTTAGATGGTCTTAATGAGAGTTATAAAAATGCTTATAAAATTTATGATGATATGATTAAAAAAGATGTCTCCAGGGAGCTTGCAAGAATAACTTTGCCTTTAAGTTTATATACCGAATGGTATTGGCAGATTGATCTTAATAATTTGTTTCGTTTCATTAAACTAAGATCATCAAGCCATGCACAAAAAGAGATAAGAGAATATGCTAATGTTTTGTTGGATATTGTTAATTTGGTGGTACCATTGGCAACTAGTAGTTTTAAAAAGCATATTTTAGGAGGTGTAATGCTTTCAAGTGAAGAGGTATGTGAGATTAGAAAGGCATTAGATTTAACAAAACTTAATTTATCACAAAAAAGTTTAGATAGGTTGAAAGAAAAACTCAATTTATAG
- the nrdE gene encoding class 1b ribonucleoside-diphosphate reductase subunit alpha: MMRHLELNNEMMVLRDGFYRLEKDLEALSVFLEEIKSKSLKFKNPNERMHYLIDNNLYEDFYQKYSEDQILAIYKAVEGEEFKFKSYMSASKFYKDYALKVKDTYLESYEDRIIAVSLFLADGCFDFALRLALDMIKQRYQPATPTFLNAGKCVRGELVSCFLLEVGDSLNSITFNISSAMQLSKIGGGVALNLSNIRARGEEIRGICNVAKGVIPVMKLLEDGFNYADQMGQRKGAGAVYLNIFHYDIEDFLDTKKINADEKSRVQTLSLGVIIPDKFFELAKQDKNYYALAPYSVYKETGLVMNEIDFDKDYDLLASNPRIIKKEISARDMLVRIAKLQFESGYPYIMYQTSCNLNHPLKEVGRVKMSNLCTEIFQIQTPSIIGNYGEGDVIGYDVSCILGSLNIVNVINSDLEFTVDLAMRALTSVVDKACINNAPSVRKANDDYRAVGLGVMNLHGFLIKNKIPYESDEALDFVRTFFMLLNFYSLKSSMNIAKERNSVFKDFKQSEYYNGNYFNMYLNEDFSPRSEVVREIFGCLKIPSKSDWNNLKGDIQRYGLYHAYRLAVAPTQSISYIQNATTSLMPIVEPVEARVYGNSTTYYPMPYLSRENAIFFKSAYYMDMRKLIDLVSEAQRHVDQGISTLLYVTNETSTRELVKLYIYAKNKGLKSLYYTRNKNLSVNECILCAI; this comes from the coding sequence ATGATGAGGCACTTAGAGTTAAATAATGAGATGATGGTTTTAAGAGACGGGTTTTATAGGTTAGAGAAAGATCTTGAGGCTTTGAGTGTTTTTTTGGAAGAAATTAAAAGTAAATCTTTAAAATTTAAAAATCCAAATGAAAGGATGCATTATTTGATTGATAACAATTTATATGAAGATTTTTATCAAAAATATTCTGAAGATCAAATACTTGCAATCTATAAAGCTGTTGAGGGAGAGGAATTTAAATTTAAGTCTTATATGAGTGCTTCAAAATTTTATAAGGATTATGCACTTAAAGTAAAAGATACTTATCTTGAGTCTTATGAAGATAGAATTATTGCAGTGAGTTTGTTTCTTGCTGATGGATGTTTTGATTTTGCATTGAGACTTGCTTTAGATATGATAAAGCAGCGATATCAGCCTGCAACTCCCACTTTTTTAAATGCTGGTAAGTGTGTTAGAGGTGAACTTGTATCTTGTTTTTTATTAGAGGTGGGTGATTCATTAAATAGCATTACTTTTAATATTTCTTCTGCTATGCAGCTTTCTAAAATTGGTGGGGGTGTTGCTTTAAATCTTTCAAATATTAGAGCTAGGGGTGAAGAGATACGGGGAATTTGTAATGTTGCAAAAGGTGTTATTCCTGTTATGAAGCTTTTAGAAGATGGGTTTAATTATGCAGATCAGATGGGGCAGAGAAAGGGTGCTGGTGCTGTATATTTAAATATTTTTCATTATGATATAGAAGATTTTTTAGATACAAAAAAGATTAATGCTGATGAGAAGAGTCGTGTTCAGACATTGTCATTGGGAGTAATAATTCCAGATAAATTTTTTGAACTTGCAAAGCAAGATAAAAATTATTATGCATTAGCCCCATATTCAGTTTATAAAGAGACTGGGCTTGTGATGAATGAGATTGATTTTGATAAAGATTATGATTTACTTGCAAGTAATCCTCGTATTATAAAAAAAGAAATATCGGCTAGAGATATGCTTGTTCGTATTGCAAAGCTTCAGTTTGAATCAGGATACCCTTATATTATGTATCAAACTTCATGTAATTTAAATCATCCATTAAAAGAGGTTGGACGTGTTAAGATGTCTAATCTTTGTACAGAAATTTTTCAGATTCAAACACCTTCTATTATTGGCAATTATGGTGAGGGGGATGTTATTGGATATGATGTTAGTTGTATTTTGGGTTCATTAAATATTGTTAATGTAATTAATAGTGATTTGGAATTTACTGTTGACTTGGCTATGAGAGCTTTGACATCTGTTGTTGACAAGGCTTGTATTAATAATGCTCCAAGTGTACGTAAAGCTAATGATGATTATCGTGCTGTTGGTCTTGGTGTTATGAATTTGCATGGTTTTTTAATTAAAAATAAAATTCCTTATGAGAGTGATGAGGCTTTGGATTTTGTTCGCACATTTTTTATGTTGTTAAATTTTTATTCTCTAAAGAGCAGCATGAATATAGCAAAAGAGAGAAATTCTGTTTTTAAAGATTTTAAACAGAGTGAATATTATAATGGTAATTATTTTAATATGTATCTTAATGAAGATTTCTCTCCAAGAAGTGAAGTTGTAAGGGAAATATTTGGCTGTCTTAAAATTCCTTCTAAGAGTGATTGGAACAATTTGAAAGGAGATATTCAACGATATGGACTTTACCATGCTTATAGATTAGCTGTAGCTCCAACTCAGAGTATATCTTATATTCAGAATGCAACAACATCTCTTATGCCTATTGTTGAGCCTGTTGAGGCTAGAGTTTATGGAAATTCTACAACTTATTATCCAATGCCATATCTTAGCAGAGAAAATGCTATTTTCTTTAAGTCTGCATATTATATGGATATGAGAAAATTAATTGATCTTGTAAGTGAAGCACAAAGACATGTTGATCAAGGAATTAGTACTTTGCTTTATGTTACAAATGAAACTAGTACTAGAGAACTTGTAAAACTTTATATTTATGCAAAGAATAAGGGGCTTAAAAGCTTGTATTATACGCGTAATAAAAATCTCTCAGTAAATGAGTGTATTCTTTGTGCAATATAG
- the nrdF gene encoding class 1b ribonucleoside-diphosphate reductase subunit beta, with protein sequence MRKNREAINWNRLNNGYTKMFWDQNIRQFWVDEEIPISDDKLVWNTLSVDERDVYEKVLGGLTLLDTEQGSVGMPRIALAIDNLDYKPILGFMGAMEHMHAKSYSSIFSSLSNIDRIDYIFDWVKTYRNYQEKLELILDKYNNIHDRMSLYQALCTSVFLETFLFYSGFFYPLYLAGQGKMVNSGEIINLILRDESVHGVFVGLLAQEEFDKMTMKEQALAYKEVSLILEKLYSLEREYTKELYSCVGLESAVDVFVRYNADKALMNLGFDTKFNIKDTDVNPLVLNGLRTDTKTHDFFSTKGNGYIKPMRVEPLHDDDFM encoded by the coding sequence ATGAGAAAGAATAGAGAAGCCATAAATTGGAATAGGCTTAATAATGGCTATACTAAGATGTTTTGGGATCAAAATATAAGACAATTTTGGGTAGATGAGGAGATTCCAATCTCTGATGATAAGTTGGTTTGGAATACATTGTCTGTTGATGAGAGAGATGTTTATGAAAAAGTTTTAGGTGGGCTTACATTATTAGACACAGAACAAGGTTCTGTTGGTATGCCACGTATAGCTTTAGCTATAGATAATCTAGATTATAAGCCAATTCTTGGATTTATGGGTGCTATGGAGCATATGCATGCTAAGAGCTATAGTAGCATTTTCTCAAGTCTTTCTAATATCGATCGCATAGATTATATATTTGATTGGGTTAAAACTTATAGAAATTATCAAGAAAAGTTAGAATTGATTTTGGATAAATATAATAACATACACGATAGAATGAGTTTATATCAAGCATTGTGTACTTCCGTATTTCTTGAGACATTTTTATTTTATTCAGGCTTTTTTTATCCATTGTATCTTGCAGGACAAGGTAAGATGGTTAATAGTGGTGAGATTATTAATTTAATATTGCGTGATGAATCTGTTCATGGTGTATTTGTGGGTCTTTTGGCTCAAGAAGAATTTGATAAAATGACAATGAAAGAACAAGCGCTTGCATATAAAGAGGTGTCATTAATTTTAGAAAAACTTTATTCTCTTGAGAGAGAATATACTAAAGAGCTTTATTCTTGTGTGGGACTTGAATCTGCTGTTGATGTTTTTGTAAGGTATAATGCTGATAAAGCATTGATGAATTTGGGTTTTGATACTAAATTTAATATTAAAGATACTGATGTTAATCCTTTGGTTTTAAATGGTCTTAGAACTGACACTAAAACCCATGATTTTTTCTCTACTAAAGGTAATGGTTATATAAAGCCCATGCGTGTTGAGCCTTTGCATGATGATGATTTTATGTGA
- a CDS encoding S2/P23 family protein, which produces MKKIIILLPLFIILLSIASCFLDDKTDYSKAQFDQALSNIINKYDHNKLKDLQKEEVVAEEQTTFEVLEGQKEQCMCISCWFWCSCPKPKCYITWMKIKAKEIVDQDKKVLEALKDKLRYSYSVSPIKYNNDYSTYVMPLILFESMDENIEVTSFNLKDHQNLNFNNKNVLGGFLQGIPKVEKSSEEGYKNVYPYGILNAIAPTGGEELISAFKSLYKNGKWDFMKAEIKVKDKKNNQESTYNILLDGKLFNEFIKTVINKYPGTTTTNTKFQVPINN; this is translated from the coding sequence TTGAAAAAAATAATTATTTTACTACCTTTATTTATAATATTATTATCTATAGCATCTTGTTTTTTAGATGATAAAACAGATTACTCAAAAGCTCAATTTGATCAAGCATTAAGTAATATTATAAATAAATACGATCATAATAAATTAAAAGATTTACAAAAAGAAGAAGTTGTTGCAGAAGAACAAACCACATTTGAAGTGCTTGAAGGGCAAAAAGAACAATGCATGTGCATAAGTTGTTGGTTCTGGTGTAGCTGCCCAAAACCCAAATGTTATATTACTTGGATGAAAATTAAAGCCAAAGAAATTGTTGACCAGGATAAAAAGGTACTAGAAGCTCTTAAGGACAAACTTAGGTATTCATATTCAGTATCGCCTATCAAATACAATAATGATTACAGCACATACGTTATGCCTTTAATCCTATTTGAAAGTATGGACGAAAATATTGAAGTTACATCATTTAATTTAAAAGACCATCAAAACCTAAACTTTAATAATAAAAATGTTTTAGGCGGTTTTCTTCAAGGAATACCAAAAGTAGAAAAATCATCTGAAGAGGGATATAAAAATGTATACCCTTATGGAATACTAAACGCAATAGCTCCAACTGGTGGAGAAGAGTTGATATCTGCTTTTAAATCTCTATACAAAAACGGAAAATGGGATTTCATGAAGGCAGAAATTAAAGTAAAAGACAAGAAAAACAATCAAGAATCAACATATAATATACTGCTTGATGGGAAATTATTTAATGAATTTATAAAAACAGTAATAAATAAATATCCAGGCACAACTACTACAAATACCAAATTCCAAGTTCCCATTAACAACTAA
- the nrdI gene encoding class Ib ribonucleoside-diphosphate reductase assembly flavoprotein NrdI → MVYASKTGNIGRFISKTGLSNTFRIVTGDEIVEEPYVLLTYTIAFGKVPSEVDKFLEHNFEFMIGVAGSGNKNWGDSFCNAVNLIKDKYGVPEVLKFELSGTSHDVKNFMERINDEALRVK, encoded by the coding sequence GTGGTTTATGCTTCAAAAACAGGAAATATAGGGCGTTTTATCTCAAAGACAGGACTTAGCAATACTTTTCGTATTGTTACAGGTGATGAGATTGTTGAGGAACCTTATGTTTTACTTACTTATACTATTGCATTTGGAAAAGTTCCATCTGAAGTTGATAAATTTTTAGAGCATAATTTTGAATTTATGATTGGTGTTGCTGGTAGTGGAAATAAAAATTGGGGTGATTCATTTTGCAATGCTGTTAATTTAATAAAAGATAAATATGGTGTTCCTGAAGTGTTAAAATTTGAATTATCTGGAACATCACATGATGTTAAGAATTTTATGGAAAGGATTAATGATGAGGCACTTAGAGTTAAATAA